A portion of the Chryseobacterium tructae genome contains these proteins:
- a CDS encoding RagB/SusD family nutrient uptake outer membrane protein — MRKITTFIALAALSFTSIGCDRFLDIQPEGKVVPMNVDDYRKVLTSAYSRYPTHKSLVALRTDELSLDENASGFAYNRELAMWKDTGYDSNTTEFPWVGFYSVIFYMNQIINEGSKSMTDSPVKQQILAEAYALRAYSYFDLINLYGKQYNAATASTDKGVPLSLEIDVEAVLKPSTVQQVYDQVHSDIAKAEGLMQEQQQPLGINYRFSKVSLKALQARMALYQGDWNNALDYSQQVLAIKDGLSDLNTTNVAPHHYASVESILALEKAFDGSVKNNLSFAAPELIAAYNKTTDKRFGLYFEKAPDRYNIIKKGDSDFKVTFRTSEMYFIKSEAFLKLNRLDEAKETLLKVLKNRYTPEGYTSVQNAVASMNTTDFMNFILDERFREFAVEGHRWFDLRRANQKKITHKVGGKDFILEQNDPRYTIAYPQSAKKNNPNL, encoded by the coding sequence ATGAGAAAAATAACAACATTTATCGCATTAGCAGCACTTAGTTTTACCAGTATTGGCTGTGATAGATTTTTAGATATACAGCCTGAAGGTAAAGTAGTCCCTATGAATGTAGACGACTACAGAAAGGTACTTACATCTGCTTATTCAAGATATCCGACTCACAAATCTTTAGTAGCATTGCGTACAGATGAGCTTAGTCTGGATGAAAATGCCAGTGGATTTGCTTACAATCGTGAACTTGCGATGTGGAAAGATACCGGCTATGATTCAAACACAACAGAATTTCCTTGGGTAGGATTCTATTCCGTGATCTTTTACATGAACCAGATCATCAATGAAGGAAGTAAGAGCATGACGGATTCCCCTGTGAAGCAGCAAATATTAGCTGAAGCATATGCATTGCGTGCCTATTCTTATTTTGATTTGATTAATTTATATGGTAAGCAATACAACGCTGCTACAGCATCCACAGACAAAGGAGTACCTCTTAGTTTAGAAATTGATGTGGAGGCGGTACTGAAGCCTTCAACTGTACAGCAGGTATATGATCAGGTACATTCTGATATTGCAAAAGCTGAAGGATTGATGCAGGAGCAACAGCAGCCATTAGGAATTAATTACAGATTTTCTAAAGTTTCTTTAAAGGCTTTACAGGCAAGAATGGCATTGTATCAGGGAGATTGGAACAACGCTTTGGATTATTCACAACAGGTACTTGCCATCAAAGATGGATTGAGTGATTTAAATACAACCAATGTAGCTCCTCACCATTATGCTTCTGTAGAATCAATCCTTGCCTTAGAAAAAGCGTTTGATGGTTCTGTAAAGAATAATTTATCTTTTGCTGCTCCTGAGCTGATTGCAGCATATAATAAAACGACAGATAAAAGATTTGGGCTTTATTTTGAAAAGGCTCCTGACCGTTATAATATCATTAAAAAAGGAGATTCAGACTTTAAAGTAACCTTCAGAACATCTGAAATGTATTTTATCAAATCTGAAGCATTTCTGAAGCTGAATAGACTTGATGAAGCCAAAGAGACTTTATTAAAAGTACTAAAAAACAGATATACTCCGGAAGGATATACATCGGTTCAAAATGCTGTAGCTTCAATGAACACTACAGATTTCATGAATTTTATTCTGGATGAAAGATTTAGAGAATTTGCTGTGGAAGGTCATCGTTGGTTTGATTTAAGAAGAGCCAATCAGAAAAAGATCACGCATAAGGTCGGTGGAAAAGATTTTATTCTGGAGCAGAATGACCCGAGATATACGATTGCATATCCGCAAAGTGCAAAAAAGAACAATCCTAATTTATAA